In the genome of Sphaeramia orbicularis chromosome 13, fSphaOr1.1, whole genome shotgun sequence, one region contains:
- the rasgrp4 gene encoding RAS guanyl-releasing protein 4, whose product MNKTKRKSNVESRRLVPRRRNTCPSPQDISRALQSPSSAPSASAASLDELIQRCLNCFDSEGKLSSPRGSQLVHMTLMMHSWVVPSQTFAQKLLAFYKDCPSDKRGLKRSQTCHLVRRWISQFPAVFEADPLLEQTMGDLWALVRSDRELFPRSPNVNISQAPSPSVKKRKVSLIFDHMEPDEMAEHLSYLEFKNFCNVSFLDYRSYVVRGSVRDNPALERSVMMCNGVSQWVQLMILSRHTAQQRAQVFTKFIHVAQKLRSLQNFNTLMAVTGGLCHSSISRLKDTANLLPPDVTKALSEMTELLSSRSNYSNYRRVYNECSGFKVPILGVHLKDLISLNEALPDYVDGDKINLGKLQHLYSNINDLLAIHSCTPPFEANKDLLHLLTLSLDLYYTEDEIYELSYTKEPKNPKIQPVAPDKPPVVAEWGSGVTPRLDPDTISKHVKQMVDSVMKNYDQNQDGYISLEDFEKIAANFPFSFCTHETDRQGQISREEITSYFMRGMSVCAKLGYNFNDAHNFHETTYKRPTFCDTCGNFLWGVIKQGFHCKDCGINCHRHCRDLVGIECLKKHKNTTGSCPCTPAPDSRTKGNSWSSEEDTFVFPQSNDSEHNKGSPLWKNNTSESTLSDRSTQTDPGVWTPEKKDKRGNHHHLLVHGSSDRKMNTLPQRSRGCSMPVSFLQEKMEELHLYKDKSREPD is encoded by the exons GAAGTCTAATGTGGAGAGCAGGAGGCTGGTCCCGCGGAGGAGGAACACATGTCCCAGTCCTCAGGACATCAGCCGGGCTCTTCAGAGCCCCAGCTCGGCCCCCAGCGCCAGCGCCGCCAGCCTAGATGAGCTCATACAGCGCTGCCTGAACTGCTTCG ATTCAGAGGGGAAACTCTCCAGCCCCAGAGGGTCTCAGTTGGTCCACATGACCCTGATGATGCACAGCTGGGTTGTGCCATCTCAGACATTCGCCCAGAAACTTCTTGCTTT TTATAAGGACTGTCCTTCTGATAAGAGAGGACTGAAACGGTCACAGACCTGCCACCTTGTCCG GCGGTGGATCAGCCAGTTCCCAGCAGTGTTTGAGGCGGACCCCCTCCTGGAGCAGACCATGGGGGATCTGTGGGCGCTGGTTCGGTCGGACCGGGAGTTGTTTCCCAGGAGCCCTAATGTGAACATATCCCAGGCGCCCTCACCCTCCGTGAAGAAGAGGAAGGTGTCGTTGATCTTCGACCATATGGAGCCAGATGAGATGGCTGAACATCTGAGCTATTTAGAGTTTAAGAACTTTTGTAACGTCTCG TTCCTGGACTATCGCAGCTACGTAGTCCGAGGCTCGGTGAGGGACAACCCGGCCCTGGAGCGCTCAGTCATGATGTGTAATGGCGTCTCCCAGTGGGTTCAGCTGATGATCCTCAGCCGACACACGGCCCAGCAGAGAGCGCAGGTTTTCACCAAGTTCATCCATGTGGCTCAG AAACTTCGCTCCCTTCAGAACTTCAACACTCTAATGGCAGTGACTGGAGGCCTCTGTCACAGCTCCATCTCCCGGCTCAAAGACACCGCAAATCTACTGCCTCCTGATGTCACTAAG GCTCTGAGTGAGATGACGGAGCTGCTCTCATCACGCAGCAACTACAGCAACTACCGGCGGGTGTATAATGAATGCAGCGGCTTCAAGGTTCCCATCCTCGGCGTCCACCTGAAGGACCTGATCTCGCTCAACGAGGCCCTGCCGGACTACGTGGACGGGGACAAGATTAACCTGGGCAAACTGCAGCACCTGTACAGTAACATCAACGACCTACTGGCCATTCACAGCTGCACTCCACCGTTCGAGGCCAACAAAGACCTTCTGCATCTGCTCACG TTATCTCTAGATTTATACTACACCGAAGATGAGATCTATGAACTCTCATACACCAAGGAACCCAAGAACCCCAAGATCCAG CCCGTTGCTCCAGATAAACCGCCGGTGGTGGCCGAGTGGGGTTCAGGGGTCACGCCCAGGCTCGACCCCGACACCATCTCCAAACACGTCAAACAGATGGTGGAT TCGGTCATGAAGAACTACGACCAGAACCAGGACGGCTACATCTCACTGGAGGACTTTGAGAAAATTGCAGCCAACTTCCCCTTCTCCTTCTGCACTCACGAAACTGACAG GCAGGGACAGATCAGCCGTGAAGAAATCACCTCTTACTTCATGAGGGGAATGTCTGTGTGCGCCAAGTTAGGATACAACTTCAACGACGCGCATAACTTCCACGAAACAACGTACAAACGACCCACGTTTTGCGACACTTGTGGAAACTTT CTTTGGGGCGTCATCAAACAGGGCTTCCACTGTAAAG actgtggGATAAACTGTCACAGACACTGCAGAGACCTGGTGGGAATCGAGTGCctaaagaaacacaaaaacaccaccGGATCCTGCCCCTGCACCCCGGCCCCTGACTCCAGAACTAAAGGCAACAGCTGGA GTTCAGAGGAGGACACCTTTGTTTTCCCCCAAAGTAACGACTCCGAACACAACAAGGGATCTCCGCTTTGGAAAAATAACACCAGCGAGTCGACGCTGTCCGACCGATCCACTCAGACAGATCCCGGAGTGTGGACGCCAGAGAAGAAGGACAAGAGGGGGAATCATCACCACCTCCTGGTTCATGGGTCGTCAGACAGAAAG aTGAACACGTTGCCTCAGAGAAGCCGTGGATGCTCCATGCCCGTTTCCTTCCTGCAGGAGAAGATGGAGGAGCTTCATCTCTACAAAGACAAGAGCCGAGAGCCCGACTGA